In Eleutherodactylus coqui strain aEleCoq1 chromosome 4, aEleCoq1.hap1, whole genome shotgun sequence, the following are encoded in one genomic region:
- the LOC136624408 gene encoding zinc finger protein 84-like gives MSPHIPSVLHSKDLSSDPYQQILFSYSLQQNRIHKRAVEHERIHIGEKPYVCSKCGKGFNKKSYLVKHQKIHADEKPYSCSECRKGFIQKSHLVTHQRIHTGEKLYSCSECGKCFNQKPHLVRHQRIHTGEKPYSYSQSRKGFNWKSHLGKHQRIHAGEKPFLCSECGKGFTYKSHLIAHQRNHTGEKPFSCLDCGKRFSQKAHLIAHQRIHMKEKPFSCSECEKHFNYKSDLVRHQRNHKGEKPYSCSVCGKRFNHKSNLVTHRRIHTGEKRFSCLECGKCFTDKSNLANHQKTHTGEKPYSCSECGKCFTWKSKLADHQKTHTGEKPYSCSECRKCFRGRSALLQHERIHTGEKPFSCLECGKSFNQKTHLVAHQRIHTGEKPYSCSVCGKCFPLKSYLVDHQKFHTRENLYSCPECEKCFTQKSYLVAHLRVHTGEKPYSCSECGKCFTQKSSLVDHQKNLHKQ, from the coding sequence ATGAGCCCTCATATACCCTCagtccttcacagcaaagatctatcATCTGATCCTTATCAGCAGATCCTATTTTCTTATTCATTACAACAAAATAGAATTCACAAAAGGGCTGTTGAACATGAAAGAATCCacataggggagaagccatatgtatgttcaaaatgtgggaaaggttttaacaAGAAATCGTATCTCGTTAAACATCAAAAAATTCACGCAgatgagaagccatattcatgttcagaatgtaggaAAGGTTTTATCCAGAAATcgcatcttgttacacatcagagaattcacacaggggagaagctatattcatgctcagaatgtgggaagtgttttaaccAGAAaccacatcttgttagacatcaaagaattcacacaggtgagaaaccTTATTCATATTCACAAAGTAGGAAAGGTTTTAACTGGAAATCGCATCTtggtaaacatcagagaattcatgcaggggagaaaccatttttatGTTCGGAATGCGGGAAAGGTTTTACTTATAAATCACATCTTAttgcacatcagagaaatcacacaggggaaaagccattttcatgcttaGATTGTGGTAAACGTTTTAGCCAGAAGGCACATCTTATTgcgcatcagagaattcacatgaaggagaaaccattttcgtgttcagaatgtgagaaacaTTTTAActataaatcagatcttgttagacatcagagaaatcaTAAAGGGGAGAAGCCATACTCATGTTCTGTATGTGGGAAACGGTTTAAccataaatcaaatcttgttacacatcggagaattcacacaggggagaagcgattttcatgtttagaatgtgggaaatgttttacagataaatcaaatcttgctaaccatcaaaaaactcacacaggggaaaagccatattcatgttcagaatgtgggaaatgttttacttggaAATCAAAGCTTGCTGACCATCAAAAaacccacacaggagagaaaccatattcgTGTTCTGAATGCAGGAAATGTTTTAGAGGTAGATCAGCTCTTCTtcaacatgagagaattcacacgggggagaagccattttcatgtttagaatgtgggaaaagttttaaccAAAAAACACATCTTGTTGCTCATCaaagaattcatacaggggagaagccatattcatgttcagtatgtggaaaatgttttcctCTAAAATCATATCTtgtagaccatcaaaaatttcacaCAAGGGAAAACTTATATTCGTGCcctgaatgtgagaaatgttttactcagaaatcctATCTTGTTGCACATCtgagagttcacacaggggagaaaccatattcatgttcagaatgtgggaaatgtttcactcAGAAATCAAGCCTTGTTGACCATCAAAAAAACTTacacaaacaataa